The following proteins are encoded in a genomic region of Pseudomonadota bacterium:
- a CDS encoding GNAT family N-acetyltransferase → MKNNQPDWQEKYRDMIATPLNAVKKIKPGQRVFIGTGCAEPVELVRALTARANELADVEIIQLLAKGEAPYADRKLADSFNVNSFFIGTAIRGHIQEGLGDYTPILLSDIPRIFSSGRLPLDVVLIHVTPPDVHGKVSLGVSVDIVKSAAENGSLVIAQVNPQMPRTMGDSTIDIYDIDILVPVDCPILERGQSDSTEETSRIGEYIAALVEDGSTVEFGIGRIPHAVADFLQDKKDLGIHTELLTDSIMKLIKCGAVNGSRKTTDRGKVVASFSMGSKKLYDFIDNNPIFCFRPTEYVNDTHVISRQHKMVAINTALEIDLTGQVCADSLGEKFYSGIGGQVDFNRGASRSKNGKAIIALQATARKGTRSRIVTHLTPGAGVVTTRGEVHYVVTEFGVAYLHGKSVHERALALISIAHPKFREELLKDAIKARYLRQEMTEVEGRFVVASQEMETTMLLDDGTQVSFRPVHPTDEHSMRDLHYTLSQETVYYRFMTHKTKFSHQQVQNFVYIDHRQDVAIVGTVPEAHGEDIVAVGRYYLDPKSNRAEVAFVIRDDWQNHGIGTFLFKHLVALAKRSGIAGFTAEVLKENRRMQNIFNHCGFRVKSALEEDVYSFQIDF, encoded by the coding sequence ATGAAAAACAACCAGCCGGATTGGCAGGAAAAGTACCGGGACATGATTGCCACCCCGCTCAATGCGGTGAAAAAGATCAAGCCGGGGCAGCGGGTTTTTATCGGCACCGGCTGCGCGGAACCGGTGGAACTGGTCCGGGCCTTGACCGCCAGGGCCAACGAACTGGCCGACGTGGAAATCATCCAGCTCTTGGCCAAAGGGGAGGCGCCCTACGCCGACCGGAAGCTCGCCGACAGCTTCAACGTCAACAGCTTTTTCATCGGCACCGCCATCCGCGGCCATATCCAGGAAGGGCTTGGCGACTACACGCCGATCCTGCTCTCCGATATTCCGCGGATCTTCAGTTCCGGTCGATTGCCGCTCGATGTGGTGCTGATCCATGTGACCCCGCCGGATGTGCACGGCAAGGTGAGCCTCGGGGTGTCGGTTGATATCGTCAAGAGCGCTGCGGAAAACGGCTCGCTGGTCATTGCCCAGGTCAACCCGCAGATGCCGAGAACCATGGGTGACAGCACCATCGACATTTACGATATTGATATTCTGGTGCCGGTGGATTGTCCGATTCTGGAGCGGGGCCAGTCCGACTCCACCGAGGAAACCAGCAGAATAGGGGAATATATCGCCGCCCTGGTGGAAGACGGCTCGACGGTGGAGTTCGGTATCGGCAGGATCCCTCACGCGGTGGCTGATTTTCTGCAGGACAAGAAGGACCTCGGGATCCATACCGAGCTTTTGACCGACTCGATCATGAAGCTTATCAAATGCGGGGCGGTCAACGGCAGCAGGAAAACCACGGACCGCGGCAAGGTGGTGGCGAGCTTCAGTATGGGCAGCAAGAAATTATACGATTTTATCGACAACAATCCGATCTTCTGCTTCCGGCCCACCGAATATGTCAACGATACCCATGTGATCAGCAGGCAGCACAAGATGGTCGCGATCAATACCGCCCTGGAAATCGATCTCACCGGCCAGGTGTGTGCGGACTCCCTCGGGGAAAAATTCTACTCGGGGATCGGCGGCCAGGTGGACTTTAATCGCGGGGCCTCCCGCAGTAAAAACGGCAAGGCCATTATCGCCCTGCAGGCCACCGCCAGAAAGGGAACCCGCTCCCGGATCGTCACCCATCTCACCCCCGGGGCCGGGGTGGTGACCACCAGGGGTGAGGTGCATTATGTGGTGACCGAGTTCGGGGTTGCCTATCTCCATGGAAAAAGCGTCCATGAAAGGGCGCTCGCCCTGATCAGTATCGCCCATCCGAAATTCAGGGAAGAGCTGTTAAAAGATGCGATCAAGGCCCGCTATCTGCGCCAGGAAATGACTGAAGTGGAAGGACGGTTCGTGGTCGCCTCCCAGGAGATGGAAACCACCATGCTGCTCGACGACGGGACCCAGGTGAGTTTCAGGCCGGTGCATCCCACCGACGAACACTCGATGCGCGACCTGCATTATACCCTTTCCCAGGAAACGGTCTATTACCGGTTTATGACCCACAAGACCAAATTCAGTCATCAGCAGGTGCAGAATTTTGTCTATATCGACCACCGTCAGGATGTGGCGATCGTCGGCACCGTGCCCGAGGCCCACGGGGAGGATATTGTCGCCGTCGGCCGCTATTATCTCGATCCGAAATCGAACCGGGCCGAGGTGGCCTTTGTCATCCGCGACGACTGGCAGAATCACGGGATCGGCACCTTTCTCTTCAAGCATCTGGTGGCTCTCGCCAAGAGAAGCGGAATTGCCGGGTTCACCGCCGAGGTGTTAAAGGAGAACCGGCGGATGCAGAATATTTTCAACCATTGCGGATTCCGGGTGAAAAGCGCTCTGGAGGAAGATGTCTACAGTTTTCAGATCGATTTCTAG
- a CDS encoding PAS domain-containing protein, which yields MTTGTNTTIFADLLDNSAVATFVINPEHRVMYWNRPCEILTGLKASAVIGTDNHWRPFYESKRPCLADIVLSGRYDNLPGLYTRFRKSVLIPDGLHAEGWYQELGDQRRYIIFDAAPIRNSSGELVGVIETLQDITDKKSAEEEKEALILKLQHIIAETSAISGFVSICSSCKDIREENKWIPVEKYIMDRTEAKFTHSICPGCARKLYPELNLFPESA from the coding sequence ATGACCACCGGAACAAACACTACCATCTTTGCAGACCTGCTTGACAATTCGGCGGTGGCAACTTTTGTGATCAATCCCGAACACCGGGTGATGTACTGGAACAGACCCTGCGAGATATTAACCGGCCTGAAAGCTTCCGCCGTGATCGGTACCGACAATCACTGGCGGCCGTTTTATGAGTCAAAACGCCCCTGCCTCGCCGACATTGTCCTCAGCGGCCGGTATGACAACCTGCCTGGGCTCTATACGCGATTCAGAAAATCAGTTCTGATCCCGGACGGATTGCACGCCGAGGGCTGGTATCAGGAGCTCGGGGACCAGCGGAGATATATCATTTTCGATGCTGCCCCGATCCGCAACAGTTCGGGAGAATTAGTCGGGGTCATTGAAACCCTGCAGGACATTACCGATAAAAAATCGGCTGAAGAGGAAAAAGAGGCGCTCATCTTAAAACTGCAGCATATCATTGCCGAAACCTCCGCCATCAGCGGCTTCGTCTCAATCTGTTCCTCGTGCAAGGACATCCGTGAGGAAAACAAATGGATCCCGGTCGAAAAATATATCATGGATCGAACCGAGGCGAAATTCACTCACAGCATCTGCCCCGGCTGCGCCAGGAAACTTTACCCGGAATTAAATCTATTCCCCGAGTCCGCATGA
- a CDS encoding ATP-binding cassette domain-containing protein has protein sequence MITATNIALSYGKRVIFQDVNIKFTPGNCYGLIGANGAGKSTFLKILAGKLEADRGEVSKGSKERIAMLSQDQFAFDEHTVFDTVIMGHKKLYKVMAEREALYAKADFTEEDGIRSGELEVKFGEMNGYEAEAEAAVLLSGLGIPEEMHQKRMKDLDGSDKVRVLLAQALFGNPDILLLDEPTNQLDLKTINWLEAFLSRFNNTVIIVSHDRHFLNQVCTHMADIDYGKIQVYVGNYDFWYEASQLRFHQKEAEGKKAQARAEELKEFIRRFSSNASKAKQATSRKKLLEKLTLEDMPVSSRKYPYIVFQPERPCGDVILEIKDLGKEIDGVTMFKDLSLTVNKGDKIAVVGPNSLAKTTLFQILAGELKPDTGTFRWGVTIKNSYFPKENSDYFNNGDLDLVGWLRQFTPPKEHESFVRGFLGKMLFSGEEALKKTSVLSGGERVRCMLSKMMLSGANALILDEPTNHLDLESITSLNNGLADFSEVILFASHDHQLVSTVANRIVEITPEGITDVMMDFDDYLAMKEAGQSGGDYLGSQAA, from the coding sequence ATGATCACTGCAACGAATATCGCTCTTTCCTACGGCAAGAGAGTCATCTTCCAGGACGTCAACATCAAGTTCACCCCGGGCAACTGCTACGGGCTGATCGGGGCGAACGGCGCCGGGAAATCCACCTTTCTGAAAATCCTCGCCGGCAAGCTCGAGGCCGATCGGGGTGAGGTCTCCAAAGGATCAAAAGAGCGGATCGCGATGCTGAGCCAGGACCAGTTCGCCTTCGATGAACACACCGTTTTCGATACCGTGATCATGGGCCACAAGAAACTCTACAAGGTGATGGCCGAGCGCGAGGCGCTTTACGCCAAGGCCGATTTTACCGAGGAAGACGGCATCCGTTCCGGAGAGCTTGAGGTGAAATTCGGGGAGATGAACGGCTATGAAGCCGAGGCCGAGGCGGCGGTGTTGCTGAGCGGGCTCGGAATCCCGGAAGAGATGCATCAGAAAAGAATGAAGGATCTCGACGGCAGCGACAAGGTGCGGGTGCTCCTGGCCCAGGCCCTGTTCGGCAACCCGGACATCCTGCTCCTGGACGAGCCGACCAACCAGTTGGATCTGAAGACCATCAACTGGCTGGAGGCCTTTCTGTCACGGTTCAACAATACCGTGATCATCGTCTCCCATGACCGCCATTTCTTAAACCAGGTCTGCACCCATATGGCCGATATCGATTACGGCAAGATCCAGGTTTACGTGGGCAACTACGACTTCTGGTATGAAGCAAGCCAGCTTCGTTTCCACCAGAAGGAGGCCGAGGGCAAAAAGGCCCAGGCCAGGGCCGAGGAACTCAAGGAATTCATCCGCCGTTTCAGTTCCAACGCCTCCAAGGCCAAGCAGGCCACCTCGCGCAAGAAACTCCTGGAAAAACTCACCCTCGAAGACATGCCGGTTTCCTCCCGGAAATACCCGTACATCGTCTTCCAGCCGGAACGCCCCTGCGGCGACGTGATCCTCGAGATCAAGGATCTCGGCAAGGAGATCGACGGGGTGACGATGTTCAAAGACCTTTCCCTCACCGTCAACAAAGGTGACAAGATCGCCGTGGTCGGGCCGAACAGCCTCGCGAAAACCACCCTCTTCCAGATCCTCGCCGGGGAGTTGAAACCCGATACCGGCACTTTCCGCTGGGGGGTGACGATCAAGAACTCCTATTTTCCGAAGGAGAACAGCGACTATTTCAATAACGGCGATCTCGATCTGGTCGGCTGGCTGCGCCAGTTCACGCCGCCCAAGGAGCACGAGAGTTTTGTCCGCGGGTTTCTGGGCAAGATGCTCTTTTCCGGGGAAGAGGCGCTGAAGAAAACCTCGGTCCTCTCCGGGGGCGAGCGGGTGCGCTGCATGCTCTCGAAGATGATGCTCTCCGGCGCGAACGCACTCATCCTCGACGAACCGACCAACCATCTCGACCTCGAGTCGATCACCTCTTTAAACAACGGCCTCGCCGATTTCTCCGAGGTGATTCTGTTCGCCTCCCACGACCACCAGCTGGTCTCCACCGTGGCCAACCGGATTGTCGAGATCACTCCGGAAGGGATCACCGACGTGATGATGGATTTCGACGATTACCTCGCGATGAAGGAAGCGGGCCAGTCGGGCGGCGACTATCTGGGCAGCCAGGCCGCGTAG